The Vicinamibacteria bacterium genome has a window encoding:
- the folE gene encoding GTP cyclohydrolase I: MANPGNRFDLEAMQDAVRRFLEASGHVIEGTELEPTPALVARAWSETFLDGYEVDPKELFQEAYPLPKSRAPSGMVLLKAIPFHGLCPHHLLPYHGLAHLAYLPGPKLASLSSLTRLVDCYSHRLEIQETVTRQIADALVAHLRARGAAVLLETDQTCMTMRNAERRGTRTVTQHFSGSFGRRINLRLEFLRSLGSLP, translated from the coding sequence ATGGCGAACCCGGGTAATCGCTTCGATCTCGAAGCGATGCAGGATGCCGTGCGTCGCTTCCTCGAAGCCTCGGGCCATGTCATCGAAGGGACCGAGCTCGAGCCGACGCCCGCGCTCGTAGCCCGGGCTTGGAGCGAGACGTTTCTCGACGGCTACGAAGTCGATCCGAAGGAGCTCTTTCAGGAAGCCTACCCCCTGCCAAAATCTCGGGCGCCTTCGGGAATGGTCCTGTTGAAAGCCATCCCCTTCCACGGACTCTGTCCCCATCACCTGCTTCCCTACCACGGACTCGCCCATCTGGCCTATCTTCCGGGGCCAAAGCTCGCTTCGCTCTCGAGCCTCACGCGGCTGGTGGACTGCTACTCGCACCGCCTCGAGATTCAGGAGACCGTTACCCGACAGATTGCCGACGCCCTGGTCGCACACCTTCGCGCGCGAGGTGCCGCCGTCCTGCTCGAGACCGATCAGACATGCATGACCATGCGAAACGCCGAGCGGCGGGGGACGCGCACCGTCACCCAGCATTTCTCCGGAAGCTTCGGCCGAAGAATCAATCTGAGGCTCGAGTTCCTCAGGAGCCTGGGCTCGTTGCCCTGA
- a CDS encoding aminotransferase class I/II-fold pyridoxal phosphate-dependent enzyme has product MRESEDGSTEALRAFAREAVDWMLDYLTSPTDDRIFSGVAPAEIFGRFNEAIPEEGSSLGAVFQEFRREIVAGATHLQHSGNFAYIPNSASVVGIVADLLAATLNQNVSLVRGGPSAAAVEAQTVRWLQSLIGYPAEGGGVLTSGGSLANLMALALARERLAGGERMVFYLSEETHSSIDRGLRFLGIGPDAIRRIPTDDAFRMNLGALRAAIAREGCRGVVVATAGTIGSGAVDPLEELADVCRRENLWLHVDGAYGALAAAAPSASWMRAGLSRADSISLDPHKWLFVPIDTSCLLVRDVSFMREFFTVVPDYLKVSASEMEGDVHHPMQHTVELSRRFRALRLWMVLKTYGARAIRDRIEAHLSLARELASWIERAPDFELCAPVMTSTVCFRYLPGSDATQERILDRLNRRPGLFLSPNRLRGRFTLRACITHLRTGENDLRRLWEACQEEARGL; this is encoded by the coding sequence ATGAGAGAGTCCGAAGACGGCTCGACCGAGGCCCTCCGGGCATTCGCCCGGGAAGCGGTCGATTGGATGCTGGACTATCTCACGAGCCCGACCGACGATAGGATTTTTAGTGGCGTGGCTCCGGCCGAGATCTTCGGGCGCTTCAACGAGGCGATTCCCGAAGAGGGCTCCTCACTCGGCGCGGTGTTCCAAGAGTTCCGCCGCGAGATCGTCGCCGGCGCCACCCATCTCCAGCATTCTGGTAACTTCGCGTACATTCCGAACTCGGCGAGCGTCGTCGGTATCGTCGCCGATCTGCTCGCCGCGACCCTGAATCAGAACGTGAGCCTGGTGCGAGGAGGTCCCTCGGCTGCCGCGGTCGAGGCGCAAACCGTTCGCTGGTTGCAGTCGCTCATCGGGTACCCGGCGGAAGGCGGCGGTGTCCTCACCAGCGGAGGCTCTTTGGCCAATCTCATGGCGCTCGCGCTCGCCCGCGAGCGCCTGGCCGGGGGAGAACGGATGGTGTTCTACCTCTCGGAGGAGACTCATAGCTCGATCGACCGGGGACTTCGTTTCCTGGGCATCGGCCCCGATGCGATTCGCCGCATTCCAACCGACGACGCGTTTCGAATGAACCTCGGCGCTCTGCGGGCGGCGATTGCCCGCGAGGGGTGCCGCGGTGTCGTGGTGGCAACCGCGGGCACGATTGGAAGCGGCGCCGTCGACCCGCTCGAAGAGCTCGCCGACGTCTGCCGTCGCGAGAACCTGTGGCTACACGTCGACGGCGCCTATGGCGCCCTGGCCGCCGCCGCCCCGAGCGCTTCTTGGATGCGAGCCGGCCTCTCGCGAGCCGATTCGATCTCGCTGGACCCCCACAAGTGGCTCTTCGTCCCGATCGACACGAGTTGTCTTCTCGTGCGCGACGTTTCTTTCATGCGCGAGTTCTTCACCGTCGTGCCCGACTACCTGAAGGTGAGCGCGTCGGAGATGGAAGGCGACGTCCATCACCCGATGCAACATACGGTGGAGCTGTCGCGCCGCTTCCGGGCGCTTCGCCTCTGGATGGTTCTGAAGACCTACGGTGCCCGGGCCATCCGTGATCGCATCGAAGCGCATCTGTCTCTGGCGCGGGAGCTCGCCTCGTGGATCGAACGGGCACCCGATTTCGAGCTCTGCGCGCCCGTCATGACGAGCACGGTCTGCTTCCGCTACCTTCCCGGTTCCGATGCCACCCAGGAACGGATCCTCGATCGATTGAACCGTCGGCCCGGCTTGTTTCTCTCGCCGAACCGGTTGAGGGGCCGCTTCACCTTGAGAGCATGCATCACGCATTTGCGGACCGGCGAGAACGACCTGCGGCGCCTGTGGGAAGCCTGTCAGGAGGAGGCCCGAGGCCTGTGA
- a CDS encoding PilZ domain-containing protein, producing the protein MASVIQRVDLSDDYLVWLKTSFNEGTGKLLSLSPGGAYVATSMSLLPQAQVRLRILPPKEPFSFELEAVVNWENRGNRRRGPFPPGYGVRFTELGSSAVEAIREVLRSAIVPNIATGPVDSSHWETMAAMDPSQTARFVVAKRKEAQEGSCPACGK; encoded by the coding sequence ATGGCGAGCGTCATTCAGCGGGTCGACCTCTCGGACGATTACCTCGTTTGGCTGAAGACGTCGTTCAACGAGGGTACGGGGAAGCTCCTGTCTCTTTCCCCCGGCGGCGCCTACGTGGCCACGAGCATGTCGCTTCTGCCGCAGGCTCAGGTGCGATTGAGGATCCTTCCACCGAAAGAGCCGTTTTCCTTCGAGCTCGAGGCGGTCGTGAACTGGGAGAACCGGGGGAACCGACGACGCGGACCTTTCCCTCCCGGTTACGGAGTGCGATTCACCGAGCTCGGATCGAGCGCGGTCGAAGCCATCCGGGAGGTTCTGAGGTCGGCCATCGTACCGAACATTGCGACCGGGCCCGTGGATTCGAGTCATTGGGAGACGATGGCGGCGATGGATCCGAGCCAGACGGCACGCTTCGTGGTGGCGAAACGCAAGGAAGCGCAAGAAGGAAGCTGTCCCGCGTGTGGTAAATGA
- a CDS encoding FAD-linked oxidase C-terminal domain-containing protein: protein MLEAAFLSELAALVEPEALLVDAHHVIAYECDGSTAFKAAPDAVVLPRSTEEVARVVQCCSRARVPFVARGAGTGLSGGATPSEGGVVIALTRMNRLLELDLDNRLALCQTGIVNLEISRSVAPHGLTFAPDPSSQSACTLGGNIAENSGGPHCFKYGPTTAHVVGLRVVLPDGQIVELGGPRETAGYDLVGLFVGSEGTFGIATEALVRLMPLPEAVKTLLAPFRSMVAACEAVSAIVARGIVPAALEMLDRRTIEVIEAGALAAGYPKEAEAVLLVELDGPGSGMDRMEREVQRICIECGAVSVQVARNDEERARLWLGRKSAFGAMGRLSTDLYVQDGVVPRSMLPEVLERVGEIASKHRIRVANVFHAGDGNLHPCIPYDGRDEDEKRRVLAASHEILELCVSVGGSISGEHGIGVEKADRMDLLFSPADLALMRSVRDVFNPQGLLNPGKIFPTSSGCGESSALPAVAAVPGAWI, encoded by the coding sequence ATGCTGGAAGCCGCCTTTCTCTCCGAGCTCGCCGCCCTCGTGGAGCCCGAGGCTCTTCTCGTAGACGCTCACCATGTCATCGCCTACGAATGCGACGGTTCGACGGCCTTCAAAGCCGCCCCCGACGCGGTCGTGCTTCCGCGTTCGACCGAGGAAGTCGCGCGCGTCGTCCAGTGCTGCTCACGGGCGCGGGTCCCCTTCGTCGCGCGTGGTGCGGGTACCGGTCTCTCCGGGGGAGCCACGCCGAGCGAAGGCGGGGTCGTCATCGCGCTCACGAGAATGAACCGCTTGCTCGAGCTCGACCTCGACAACCGGCTCGCTCTTTGCCAGACGGGGATCGTGAATCTGGAAATCTCGCGGTCGGTCGCGCCCCACGGGCTCACCTTCGCGCCGGACCCATCGAGCCAGTCCGCGTGCACCCTGGGAGGTAACATTGCGGAAAACTCGGGCGGTCCCCACTGTTTCAAATACGGACCGACGACGGCTCACGTCGTCGGCCTGAGAGTCGTTCTGCCCGACGGACAGATCGTGGAGCTCGGAGGTCCCCGCGAAACCGCGGGTTACGATCTGGTCGGATTGTTCGTCGGCTCGGAGGGTACTTTTGGCATCGCCACCGAAGCGCTCGTCAGGTTGATGCCCCTGCCCGAAGCGGTGAAGACCTTGCTCGCGCCCTTCCGGAGCATGGTTGCCGCCTGCGAGGCGGTCTCGGCCATCGTCGCTCGGGGCATCGTGCCCGCGGCGCTCGAGATGCTCGATCGGCGAACCATCGAGGTGATCGAGGCCGGGGCGCTCGCCGCGGGCTATCCGAAGGAAGCCGAGGCGGTCCTTCTGGTGGAGCTAGACGGGCCGGGCAGCGGCATGGACCGAATGGAGCGGGAGGTGCAGCGTATCTGCATCGAGTGCGGGGCGGTGTCCGTTCAAGTGGCGCGAAACGACGAGGAACGCGCTCGTTTGTGGTTGGGTAGGAAGTCCGCCTTTGGAGCGATGGGTCGGCTTTCGACGGATCTGTATGTCCAAGACGGCGTCGTACCCCGGTCGATGCTTCCCGAGGTTCTCGAGCGCGTGGGGGAGATCGCAAGCAAGCACCGGATTCGCGTCGCCAATGTCTTTCACGCCGGTGACGGGAACTTGCACCCCTGCATTCCCTACGATGGTCGCGACGAGGACGAGAAGAGGCGCGTGCTCGCCGCCAGCCACGAGATACTCGAGCTTTGCGTTTCCGTCGGGGGCTCAATCAGCGGCGAGCACGGGATCGGCGTCGAGAAGGCCGACCGTATGGACCTGCTGTTCTCGCCGGCGGATCTGGCGCTCATGCGCTCCGTTCGCGACGTCTTCAATCCTCAGGGGCTGCTCAATCCGGGGAAGATCTTTCCAACGTCCTCGGGATGCGGTGAGTCATCTGCCCTTCCGGCGGTCGCTGCCGTGCCCGGAGCCTGGATTTGA
- a CDS encoding secondary thiamine-phosphate synthase enzyme YjbQ: MNSRASLSASAIVKTDDAEEGTWEELEGNLKMFSRTLKVVTDSRVELYNVTDRIRDLVKSSGVKAGFLILSSLHTTTAVFINEFQAALMADVKHFLEKLAHRDSGYLHNCEDCSDCERKNADAHIRALVLGHNITLPIQEGKIPLGQWQSILFAELDGPRERSLTAQVIGV; the protein is encoded by the coding sequence ATGAACAGTAGAGCGTCCCTGAGTGCCAGCGCCATAGTGAAAACGGACGATGCGGAAGAAGGGACATGGGAGGAGCTCGAGGGCAACTTGAAAATGTTCTCGAGGACGCTGAAGGTGGTGACCGATTCCCGGGTCGAGCTCTACAACGTCACCGATCGCATCAGGGACCTGGTCAAGTCCTCGGGAGTGAAGGCGGGTTTTCTGATCCTCTCCTCGTTGCACACCACGACCGCAGTCTTTATCAACGAATTCCAGGCGGCGCTCATGGCGGACGTCAAGCATTTCCTCGAGAAGCTGGCGCACCGCGACAGCGGTTATCTGCACAATTGCGAGGACTGCTCTGATTGCGAGCGCAAGAACGCCGATGCCCATATTCGCGCACTCGTCTTGGGGCACAACATCACCCTCCCGATTCAGGAAGGCAAGATTCCTCTGGGTCAGTGGCAGAGCATTCTCTTCGCCGAGCTCGACGGGCCCAGGGAGAGGAGTCTGACCGCCCAGGTCATCGGAGTTTGA
- a CDS encoding 6-carboxytetrahydropterin synthase, with product MILRVEFQFNAAHRLPYYQGPCSHTHGHNYRLLVFVEGPVDPATGLAVDFLQVKAIVHEHVLSVIDHDDLNRYLENPTAENVVIWMWKRLLPHLGGLKEMQLYETDDAGVIYHGEPG from the coding sequence TTGATCCTACGCGTCGAGTTTCAGTTCAACGCTGCGCATCGTTTGCCGTACTATCAGGGACCCTGTTCTCATACCCACGGACACAACTATAGGCTTCTGGTCTTCGTAGAAGGCCCGGTCGACCCGGCAACGGGGCTGGCGGTCGATTTTCTCCAGGTCAAGGCGATCGTGCACGAGCACGTGCTGAGCGTCATCGACCACGACGACTTGAACCGGTATCTCGAAAATCCGACGGCCGAGAACGTGGTCATTTGGATGTGGAAGCGCCTTTTGCCCCACCTCGGCGGCCTGAAGGAAATGCAGCTCTACGAGACCGACGACGCCGGCGTCATCTATCATGGCGAACCCGGGTAA
- a CDS encoding Ig-like domain-containing protein — protein MRFRGWVLAIPVSVTTLPEPEVSVRGTILNGPSSLVLEGEVVEDNRFYLACETITIGPDFHIVGPGSAVFRAGSHVTVWNGFSVGSDARATFQLDPGCTADTLPTVTIDAPVDGSIFGSADPIDFSGAATDDEDGDLASELSWISDRDGSIGSGAVISTAGLSPGLHRVTAWVADHGGLIGSAQIALTVVVGSPPSVTINAPASGSIFDSGESIDFTGTASDAEDGVLTAEISWSSNLDGEFGTGGSITHGTLSLGQHTITATVTDTEGLASSDLVTLTVNNTPPVVSISLPVHGASFDFGETIQFSGTADDLEDGELTPSLLWESDRDGSLGTGGFLSMATLSSGSHEITASAVDGEGSTGLAQVNVAVAEPAPTTVEVRVGSSSDDAEEKPTGSVSLASSDLELVEEGSIQTVGIRFGGVDVPRDAAIANAFIQFQVDETGDGPTFLVIEGESVDHAFPFATSNGDVSTRPRTAASVVWVPPPWTTVGESGSEQRTPDLSPVIQEIVSRPGWSSGNALSIVLIGVGRRTAEAYDGVQNAAPLLHIEYRDAINNAPPTVTIAAPENGTTFENGLNVVFLGTATDAEDGDVSSLVSWESDRDGMIGAGGSFTSDLSEGVHVVTATATDTGGKSGSDQVLFVVLPTGVVVVGAGDIAGCGPQNDEGTAALLDDIAGTVITLGDHVYPDGAAQEFANCYDPSWGRHKWRTQPSAGNHDYHTAGASAYFDYFGAAAGNPGEGYYSYDLGSWHVIVLNSNCAQVGGCDPGSPQGQWLQSDLAANPSTCTLAYWHHPRFSSGEHGNAAAAVDLFEMAYQGGIDVVLTAHDHDYERFAPQDPNGNLDQTRGVRQFVVGTGGAALRPMVTVLPNSQVRHSDSHGVLKLTLYPAGYEWEFVTVSGTFTDSGAAACVATP, from the coding sequence ATGCGTTTTCGCGGTTGGGTTCTCGCCATACCCGTCTCGGTCACGACTCTCCCCGAGCCCGAGGTTTCGGTCAGGGGAACGATCCTCAATGGGCCGAGCTCGCTCGTCCTCGAGGGAGAGGTCGTCGAGGACAACCGGTTCTACCTCGCGTGCGAAACGATAACCATCGGTCCCGACTTCCACATCGTCGGTCCTGGCTCCGCGGTGTTCCGCGCGGGGAGCCACGTCACGGTTTGGAACGGGTTCTCCGTTGGATCGGATGCGCGGGCCACGTTTCAACTCGACCCGGGATGCACGGCCGACACGCTGCCGACGGTGACGATTGACGCGCCTGTGGATGGATCGATCTTCGGTTCTGCTGACCCGATCGACTTCTCGGGAGCTGCCACCGACGATGAAGACGGGGACCTCGCGTCGGAGCTGTCATGGATATCGGATCGGGACGGCAGCATCGGCTCCGGGGCGGTAATCTCCACGGCGGGACTTTCTCCCGGACTGCACCGGGTCACCGCCTGGGTAGCGGATCACGGAGGACTCATCGGCTCGGCTCAGATCGCGCTCACGGTTGTGGTGGGCTCCCCGCCGAGCGTGACGATCAACGCGCCGGCGAGCGGCTCGATCTTCGATTCCGGCGAGAGCATCGACTTCACCGGGACCGCCAGCGACGCCGAGGATGGTGTTCTCACCGCCGAGATCTCCTGGAGCTCGAACCTCGACGGAGAATTCGGCACCGGGGGCTCCATCACGCACGGAACGCTCTCTCTCGGCCAGCACACGATCACGGCCACGGTGACGGACACCGAGGGGCTCGCGAGCTCGGATCTCGTCACGTTGACGGTGAACAACACGCCACCGGTGGTGAGCATTTCTCTGCCGGTGCATGGCGCGAGCTTCGATTTCGGAGAAACGATTCAATTCTCGGGCACGGCAGACGACCTGGAGGATGGAGAGCTCACCCCGAGCCTCCTCTGGGAGTCCGATCGTGACGGAAGCCTGGGGACGGGCGGCTTCCTCTCGATGGCCACGCTCTCCTCCGGGAGTCATGAGATCACGGCTTCCGCGGTCGATGGCGAGGGGTCGACCGGCCTCGCGCAGGTGAACGTGGCCGTTGCCGAGCCGGCGCCGACCACCGTCGAAGTGCGGGTTGGCTCGAGCTCGGACGACGCCGAGGAAAAGCCGACCGGCTCGGTGTCTCTGGCCAGCAGCGACCTGGAGCTCGTCGAGGAAGGGAGCATCCAAACCGTGGGCATTCGCTTCGGCGGCGTGGACGTCCCCCGAGACGCCGCGATCGCGAACGCCTTCATTCAGTTTCAGGTGGACGAGACCGGGGACGGTCCGACGTTTCTCGTCATCGAAGGCGAATCGGTCGACCATGCCTTTCCCTTTGCCACGTCCAACGGGGACGTCTCGACGAGACCGAGAACGGCAGCGTCGGTCGTGTGGGTCCCGCCCCCCTGGACGACGGTGGGAGAGTCGGGCTCGGAGCAGCGAACCCCCGATCTCTCCCCGGTGATCCAGGAGATCGTGAGCCGGCCGGGGTGGTCGAGCGGAAACGCCTTGTCGATCGTTCTCATCGGCGTGGGAAGACGCACCGCGGAAGCTTATGACGGGGTTCAAAACGCCGCGCCTCTGTTACACATCGAATACCGAGACGCAATAAATAACGCACCTCCCACGGTCACCATAGCCGCCCCGGAGAACGGCACGACGTTCGAGAACGGACTGAACGTTGTTTTCCTTGGAACCGCCACCGACGCTGAAGACGGAGACGTCTCGTCCCTTGTCTCGTGGGAGTCAGACCGGGACGGCATGATCGGCGCGGGAGGCTCTTTCACCTCGGATCTGTCGGAAGGCGTGCACGTCGTCACCGCGACCGCGACCGACACCGGTGGCAAGTCGGGCTCGGATCAAGTCCTGTTCGTCGTTCTGCCTACTGGCGTGGTGGTCGTGGGAGCGGGCGACATCGCCGGCTGCGGCCCACAAAACGACGAGGGCACCGCGGCGCTTCTCGACGATATCGCCGGCACGGTGATCACGCTCGGCGATCACGTTTACCCCGACGGCGCCGCGCAGGAATTCGCGAACTGCTACGATCCCAGCTGGGGACGCCACAAGTGGCGTACCCAACCCTCGGCGGGGAATCACGACTACCACACCGCGGGTGCGTCGGCATATTTCGACTATTTCGGCGCCGCCGCGGGCAATCCAGGCGAAGGGTACTACAGCTACGATCTGGGCTCGTGGCACGTCATCGTGCTCAACAGCAACTGCGCTCAGGTCGGCGGCTGCGATCCCGGTTCGCCTCAGGGGCAATGGTTGCAGTCCGACCTAGCGGCGAATCCCAGCACCTGCACGCTGGCCTACTGGCATCATCCGCGGTTCAGCTCCGGCGAGCATGGCAACGCGGCCGCCGCCGTCGATCTCTTCGAGATGGCCTATCAGGGCGGTATCGACGTGGTCTTGACCG